Proteins from one Paenibacillus amylolyticus genomic window:
- a CDS encoding pyroglutamyl-peptidase I has translation MKILISGFEPFGGDTVNPTGALMEVLANEVMEGAELKTVLLPVHFDECADLLIAEMKAYQPDVVIACGLAKGRTCITPERIAVNVKDIPAGSYADNQGQAPVDEPIVDGSPDGLFSTLPIRAMVNDMSAAGIPAAVSNTAGTYICNNTMYRVLDHIRVEQLPIRAGFVHFPASTEMAVLQPSIPSLPIPMMLDALRIMIRTVVAES, from the coding sequence GTGAAGATTCTGATATCCGGGTTTGAACCTTTTGGCGGGGATACGGTGAATCCAACAGGAGCGTTAATGGAAGTCCTTGCGAACGAAGTGATGGAGGGTGCTGAGCTAAAAACAGTGCTGTTGCCTGTACACTTCGATGAATGTGCAGACCTGCTGATCGCAGAGATGAAAGCATATCAGCCTGACGTCGTCATCGCTTGCGGGCTGGCCAAGGGCAGAACATGCATCACACCGGAGCGAATCGCCGTGAATGTCAAAGACATTCCGGCCGGCTCCTACGCGGATAACCAGGGACAGGCTCCGGTGGACGAGCCCATTGTAGACGGCAGCCCGGACGGTTTGTTCTCCACGTTGCCGATCCGAGCCATGGTTAATGACATGTCCGCAGCAGGCATTCCCGCTGCCGTGTCCAATACAGCAGGCACGTATATCTGCAACAACACGATGTACAGGGTGCTGGATCACATTCGTGTAGAGCAGCTTCCAATCCGTGCAGGATTTGTACACTTTCCAGCCTCAACAGAGATGGCTGTATTGCAGCCTTCCATTCCGTCGCTGCCTATTCCCATGATGCTGGAC
- a CDS encoding Gfo/Idh/MocA family oxidoreductase, with the protein MTEVVGRDKVRWGIMGTGWIASQFAKDLEHAGNAVKAAVGSRTAGSAEKFAAEYGFARAYGSYDEMLQDPEVDIIYVATPHPVHKENVMACLEAGKAVLCEKPFTMNARQLEQLVETARERNLFLMEGMWTRFLPPIAQARAWIAEGRIGEVRLLQADFGFRVGWEPEGRLLNPDLGGGALLDAGVYPISFASMIFGEQPQHVWSTANIGETGVDEQFSVLLSYSEGRSASLSAAIRLNLSNEAVIYGTEGKIRLPLFLAGKEAYLHVNGQDEPEKFTDDRTCIGYAFEAEEAGRCILEGRTESNTIKLDESLEIMKLMDTIRGQWGLRYKSE; encoded by the coding sequence ATGACAGAAGTAGTGGGACGGGACAAAGTACGTTGGGGCATTATGGGCACGGGCTGGATTGCATCCCAGTTCGCAAAGGATCTGGAGCATGCCGGGAACGCGGTGAAAGCAGCGGTAGGTTCACGGACGGCGGGAAGCGCGGAGAAGTTTGCAGCTGAATATGGTTTTGCACGCGCTTACGGCTCGTATGATGAGATGCTGCAAGATCCTGAAGTGGATATTATCTATGTGGCAACGCCTCATCCTGTGCATAAGGAAAATGTGATGGCTTGTCTGGAGGCAGGCAAGGCGGTGCTCTGTGAAAAGCCGTTCACGATGAATGCGCGTCAATTGGAGCAACTGGTGGAGACGGCACGGGAGCGCAACCTTTTCCTGATGGAAGGGATGTGGACACGCTTTTTGCCGCCGATCGCTCAAGCCCGAGCATGGATTGCAGAAGGACGAATCGGTGAAGTACGTTTGCTTCAGGCAGACTTTGGATTCCGTGTCGGCTGGGAGCCGGAAGGAAGGTTGCTTAATCCGGATCTGGGTGGGGGAGCTTTGCTTGATGCAGGGGTGTACCCGATCTCCTTTGCTTCAATGATCTTTGGCGAACAGCCCCAGCATGTATGGAGTACAGCCAATATCGGTGAGACGGGTGTGGATGAGCAGTTTTCGGTGTTGTTATCCTATTCCGAGGGACGTTCTGCCTCATTGAGTGCGGCCATTCGTCTGAACCTCAGCAATGAAGCGGTCATATACGGTACGGAAGGCAAGATACGTCTGCCTTTATTCCTGGCGGGCAAAGAAGCCTATCTGCATGTGAATGGTCAGGACGAGCCGGAGAAGTTCACGGATGATCGGACATGTATTGGTTATGCTTTTGAGGCAGAAGAAGCAGGACGTTGTATCTTGGAAGGCCGTACGGAGAGCAATACCATCAAACTGGACGAGTCCCTGGAAATCATGAAGCTGATGGATACGATTCGGGGTCAGTGGGGATTGCGTTACAAATCGGAGTAA
- a CDS encoding AraC family transcriptional regulator — MTIIPGTTANSSITSHLLDQQTSPTSGKESSTRTDLDAFLKDILIEFRQAEQIITRGKWRWSTTELAHHTFIYMHKFTGTMIMNGTESHVARKSACLCTPGTAIELIGDEDHDIELYIIHFDLYRATEKTKARRIYERELSSPITGWIQGPFYGIQRIAVQLTQLNNDNSQKDLKAQLFLTELLHMLWPQEDPTDVVAGQEEPEQWLRSTLQYMRENYMHEIKLEKLAELADMHPSYYSQLFKSRMQKNPIEYITHLRMNRAKELLLTSDLRIRDVAREVGYRDEFYFSRRFRNHAGYAPTSYAKQVHRNIVSLSYPYTDHLMTLGITPCAAQIQGHLPHMPKSLTLPFHAYEPWEQGRQAFLDVNPELILTKDNATAKAMEHIGDVAPIITIPWNQTDVFGHLHQIASIVDRTQAATDWLDRHERKAERARKKMKELVGDITVTVGTLTPKGPRMYSHRNFGHVFYRSLQLAAPQRIQRELAGKSPGVGFNWLPFTPGEWDGLEADVLVLAINSMHKKATLLKEMASNPLWNSHPAVKNGRVHLIDWNSWVVYAPYSINIQLDEALSMLTNKPSLL; from the coding sequence ATGACTATCATCCCAGGTACCACCGCCAACAGCAGCATAACATCACACCTGTTGGATCAGCAGACAAGTCCCACATCAGGTAAGGAATCCTCAACCCGTACAGACCTGGATGCATTCCTGAAGGATATCCTGATCGAATTCCGACAGGCAGAACAGATCATAACCCGTGGGAAATGGCGCTGGTCCACAACGGAGCTTGCTCATCATACGTTCATATATATGCACAAATTCACGGGCACAATGATCATGAATGGGACTGAATCCCACGTGGCTCGCAAATCAGCTTGTCTGTGCACACCCGGCACCGCAATTGAACTGATCGGAGATGAAGACCATGATATTGAACTGTATATCATTCACTTCGATCTGTATCGGGCTACGGAGAAGACCAAAGCCAGACGCATCTACGAACGTGAACTCAGTTCACCGATTACAGGCTGGATTCAGGGTCCCTTTTACGGTATACAGCGCATTGCCGTGCAGCTTACACAACTTAATAACGATAATTCGCAAAAAGACTTGAAAGCACAGCTCTTCCTGACGGAACTGTTGCATATGCTCTGGCCCCAAGAAGACCCGACTGACGTAGTGGCTGGACAGGAGGAACCCGAACAGTGGCTCAGGTCCACCCTGCAATACATGCGCGAAAACTATATGCACGAGATCAAGCTGGAAAAGCTGGCCGAACTGGCTGACATGCATCCGTCCTATTACTCGCAGCTATTCAAGAGCCGCATGCAAAAGAATCCGATTGAATACATCACTCATCTGCGTATGAACCGGGCCAAGGAATTGCTGCTCACTTCCGATCTGCGTATCCGTGATGTGGCTCGTGAAGTGGGTTACCGTGACGAATTCTATTTCAGCCGACGTTTCCGGAACCATGCTGGCTATGCGCCCACTTCCTATGCGAAGCAGGTCCATCGAAATATCGTGTCGCTCTCCTACCCATACACGGATCACCTGATGACACTTGGTATCACGCCATGTGCGGCTCAGATTCAAGGCCATCTGCCTCATATGCCCAAATCGCTGACGCTGCCCTTCCACGCTTATGAACCTTGGGAACAGGGGCGTCAGGCTTTCCTGGATGTGAATCCCGAATTGATTCTGACCAAGGACAATGCCACTGCAAAAGCCATGGAGCATATTGGCGATGTCGCCCCCATCATCACGATTCCCTGGAACCAGACTGACGTCTTCGGTCATCTGCATCAGATCGCATCGATTGTGGATCGTACCCAAGCCGCGACAGATTGGCTGGATCGACATGAGCGCAAAGCCGAGCGTGCACGCAAAAAAATGAAGGAACTCGTCGGAGATATTACCGTCACTGTTGGCACGTTAACGCCTAAAGGTCCCCGGATGTATAGCCATCGCAACTTCGGACATGTCTTCTATCGCAGTCTGCAATTGGCCGCTCCGCAGCGGATTCAGCGCGAACTGGCTGGCAAATCACCCGGCGTCGGATTCAACTGGTTACCCTTCACACCAGGAGAATGGGATGGACTGGAGGCAGATGTGTTGGTACTTGCGATTAATTCCATGCACAAAAAGGCAACACTGTTGAAAGAGATGGCATCGAATCCACTATGGAACAGCCATCCTGCGGTAAAAAACGGACGTGTGCATCTCATCGACTGGAACTCATGGGTCGTATATGCTCCATATTCCATCAACATCCAGCTCGATGAAGCGCTCTCTATGTTGACGAACAAACCTTCACTTTTGTAA
- a CDS encoding iron ABC transporter permease, whose protein sequence is MKFVVGTKGVTRIQYPGLPHRPSNSKKSAVTVGLTFLSAIAILLLSMFVAISLGAKGLTLETVWGAIFQYDPALTPHQIIHELRLPRVLAAVIIGAAFAVAGALMQGITRNPLADTGILGINAGATFVVALSFAFWPGLSYGWIMVLSFLGAVLGTLLIFLLGMAAPGGLNSIRLTVAGAVIAAMLTSLSTGVAIYFDLSQDLAFWYAGGFGGMEWRHLKLILPVLLVTLVLIMPLARRVSLMSLGEEVAINLGINLRWTRFLALTAVVVLAGVSVSAVGSIGFVGLVIPHISRKLVGVDYRLIIPMSSLLGAILLVLADLGSRIVNPPEELAVGIMVAFVGVPFFLYLARKERRAL, encoded by the coding sequence ATGAAATTCGTTGTTGGTACCAAAGGAGTGACCCGTATTCAATATCCGGGACTGCCACATCGTCCATCTAATTCAAAAAAGTCTGCGGTAACCGTTGGGCTGACGTTTTTGTCTGCCATAGCCATACTGCTGCTAAGTATGTTTGTCGCCATCTCGTTAGGGGCCAAAGGGCTAACGCTGGAAACCGTATGGGGTGCCATATTTCAGTACGACCCGGCTCTGACACCACACCAGATTATTCATGAATTGCGGCTGCCTCGTGTGCTTGCAGCAGTTATCATCGGCGCTGCCTTTGCCGTTGCTGGGGCTCTAATGCAAGGCATTACGCGTAATCCGCTGGCAGACACGGGCATTCTGGGCATTAATGCCGGAGCCACTTTTGTCGTAGCCTTGAGCTTTGCCTTTTGGCCTGGACTATCCTACGGCTGGATCATGGTTTTGTCATTCCTGGGGGCTGTTCTGGGCACACTGCTCATCTTCCTGCTTGGAATGGCAGCACCTGGTGGTCTGAATTCCATCAGACTGACCGTTGCCGGGGCCGTAATTGCAGCCATGTTAACCTCGCTCAGCACAGGCGTTGCCATTTATTTTGACCTGAGTCAGGATCTGGCCTTCTGGTATGCGGGAGGGTTTGGCGGAATGGAGTGGCGGCATCTGAAGCTGATTCTTCCTGTGCTGCTCGTAACGCTGGTGCTGATTATGCCACTCGCCCGGCGTGTATCCCTTATGTCACTTGGTGAGGAAGTGGCGATAAATCTCGGGATCAACCTGCGCTGGACGAGGTTTCTCGCCCTCACAGCAGTTGTTGTGCTGGCTGGTGTGTCCGTGTCGGCAGTAGGCTCGATTGGATTTGTCGGACTCGTCATCCCCCATATCTCCCGCAAACTGGTGGGTGTGGATTATCGACTTATCATTCCGATGTCTTCTCTGCTTGGAGCGATATTACTGGTGCTCGCCGATCTGGGCTCACGCATCGTGAATCCGCCGGAGGAACTCGCAGTAGGCATCATGGTCGCTTTTGTAGGTGTACCGTTCTTCCTCTATCTGGCCCGTAAAGAAAGGAGGGCCTTGTAA
- a CDS encoding iron chelate uptake ABC transporter family permease subunit, which produces MSADTIGRTIFQPNAIPAGVVVAAIGAPYFLYLLVRSK; this is translated from the coding sequence GTGAGCGCTGATACAATCGGGCGAACGATCTTTCAGCCTAACGCCATTCCGGCAGGTGTAGTGGTTGCCGCGATTGGTGCACCTTACTTTTTGTACCTGTTAGTACGAAGCAAGTGA
- a CDS encoding iron-hydroxamate ABC transporter substrate-binding protein, with amino-acid sequence MLKKNLMLVMSICLVLVLAACGTANNSSTASGGSSTDTSTENQGNSSSSGEPRIASMSIHLTNDLLSLGITPVGSVIGGEAKGFLSHVADRLQNTTPLGPVKDPDMEALLALKPDVIYLDEEFSGDDIAKFEKIAPVHVFNMDDGTWRDHLKDIGKLVNREKEAEQYIQDYATETEEVKSLIHDTIGDGTVMAIRVTAKELRVFSTRRPMGPILYEDLGLTPAKGITDIDSTKPYQVVSREILPDYNADAIFVVVNSDDEAQTMFKELQNNPIWQGLKAVKAGHVYPIGAQPWLDYSSIGNKMAMDEAKEMFSKK; translated from the coding sequence ATGTTAAAGAAAAACCTTATGCTTGTCATGAGTATCTGTCTGGTGCTTGTGCTCGCTGCCTGTGGAACGGCCAATAATTCATCAACTGCTTCCGGTGGTTCATCCACAGATACCTCAACCGAGAATCAAGGCAATAGTTCAAGTTCGGGAGAGCCACGTATTGCCTCCATGTCGATCCATTTGACCAATGATCTGCTGTCTCTCGGTATTACGCCGGTGGGTTCCGTTATTGGCGGTGAAGCCAAAGGTTTCCTGTCCCATGTTGCGGATCGCCTTCAAAATACAACGCCACTTGGTCCGGTTAAAGACCCGGATATGGAAGCTTTGCTTGCCCTGAAACCCGATGTAATCTATCTGGATGAAGAATTCTCTGGTGATGATATTGCCAAATTCGAGAAAATTGCTCCAGTGCATGTTTTCAACATGGATGACGGTACATGGCGCGACCACCTGAAGGACATTGGCAAACTCGTGAATCGCGAGAAGGAAGCCGAGCAATACATTCAGGACTACGCGACCGAAACGGAAGAAGTAAAATCTCTCATTCATGACACGATTGGTGATGGTACCGTCATGGCGATTCGTGTTACTGCCAAAGAGTTGCGTGTGTTCAGTACACGCCGTCCCATGGGTCCCATTTTGTATGAGGATCTCGGTCTGACGCCTGCCAAAGGCATTACGGATATCGATTCAACCAAACCGTACCAGGTCGTCTCTCGTGAAATATTGCCGGACTATAATGCAGATGCGATCTTTGTGGTTGTGAATTCGGATGATGAAGCCCAAACCATGTTCAAGGAGCTGCAAAACAATCCGATCTGGCAAGGTCTGAAAGCAGTCAAAGCCGGTCATGTCTACCCGATAGGGGCACAACCTTGGCTAGATTACTCATCGATTGGTAATAAAATGGCCATGGATGAAGCGAAAGAAATGTTCTCCAAAAAATAA
- a CDS encoding macro domain-containing protein, whose product MQFHERQQDLFDLGDDYSLAHCISADARMGKGIAVQFRERFGLENLQEQAKLEPLEIGRCYPVGRTLNLVTKAKFSNKPTYQSLTNAVESMRDVCVMEGITKLAMPRIGCGLDRLKWEKVNPIIQETFADTDIEIIVCTV is encoded by the coding sequence ATGCAGTTTCATGAGAGACAACAGGATTTATTCGATCTGGGAGATGATTATTCGCTTGCGCACTGCATATCAGCCGATGCAAGGATGGGCAAGGGTATTGCCGTACAGTTCCGGGAGCGTTTTGGATTGGAAAATCTTCAAGAACAGGCCAAACTAGAGCCGCTTGAGATTGGACGATGTTATCCGGTAGGGCGGACGCTCAATCTGGTCACCAAAGCAAAGTTCTCCAACAAGCCAACATACCAATCGTTGACGAATGCGGTTGAATCCATGCGTGACGTATGTGTAATGGAAGGGATTACGAAACTGGCGATGCCCCGGATTGGATGCGGGTTGGACAGACTGAAATGGGAGAAAGTCAACCCAATTATTCAGGAAACTTTTGCCGATACGGATATTGAGATTATTGTCTGCACAGTGTGA
- a CDS encoding TIGR02452 family protein: MSDQQQDKNNSSNNKNSKDNSEQYNNNNKLDRSTGNGGSSSRSKRANIAQQTLAILDEGYYVNGYDRKVGIGTDVQQAIRNSVLYRPAALSALREKRRTEAYVATQPTTPSSEVEAVPGRIEVTGETTLGAASRLTVAEGREDVVCLNFASAKNPGGGFLGGSQAQEESLARATGLYPCIAQMNEMYDYNRKQRSALYSHYMIYSPDVPVIRDDEDRLLDKYYVSSFITAPAVNAGVVKERGEADNLQIESVMKERIRYILDVAAANSHRTIVLGAYGCGVFRNEPAVVAKYFHDVLVGEACKDAFERIVFAIYDRSAGQRTLKAFQRILAEA, translated from the coding sequence ATGAGTGATCAACAACAGGATAAAAACAATAGCAGCAATAACAAAAATAGCAAAGATAACAGTGAGCAGTATAACAACAATAATAAACTCGATAGATCAACAGGTAATGGCGGCTCCAGTTCACGTTCCAAGCGGGCTAATATCGCACAGCAGACGTTGGCTATTTTGGATGAAGGGTATTACGTAAACGGGTATGATCGCAAGGTTGGGATCGGTACCGATGTGCAGCAAGCCATCCGTAATTCGGTCTTATACCGTCCAGCAGCATTGTCCGCGCTCAGAGAAAAGCGTCGTACAGAAGCTTACGTTGCAACCCAACCTACGACCCCATCATCTGAAGTTGAGGCTGTACCGGGTCGCATTGAAGTTACTGGCGAGACTACACTTGGAGCTGCTTCACGTTTGACGGTAGCTGAAGGAAGAGAAGATGTGGTCTGTCTAAACTTTGCATCGGCGAAAAATCCGGGCGGCGGCTTCCTAGGCGGAAGTCAGGCACAGGAAGAGAGTCTGGCCCGAGCGACAGGCCTATATCCTTGCATCGCACAAATGAATGAAATGTACGATTACAATCGCAAACAGCGATCGGCTCTCTATTCGCATTATATGATCTATTCACCAGATGTTCCGGTGATCCGTGATGATGAAGACCGGCTACTGGACAAATATTATGTATCCTCATTCATTACTGCGCCGGCGGTGAATGCGGGTGTGGTGAAAGAGCGTGGAGAAGCGGATAATCTACAGATTGAGTCGGTGATGAAGGAACGCATCCGTTATATTCTGGACGTGGCTGCTGCGAATAGTCACCGCACGATTGTTCTCGGTGCGTATGGTTGCGGCGTATTTCGTAATGAACCGGCAGTAGTGGCGAAGTATTTTCATGATGTGTTAGTGGGAGAGGCATGTAAGGACGCCTTTGAACGCATTGTATTTGCCATATATGATCGATCAGCAGGTCAGAGAACTTTGAAGGCATTTCAACGTATTTTGGCAGAGGCATAA
- a CDS encoding NUDIX domain-containing protein, whose product MTYEGSSGGEAPDYREHQDQAHISEEQFLDSYDAGDYERPSVTVDMLVFTIRSEAQENYRKLAEPELQLLLIRRGGHPYLGQWALPGGFVSMQESLEDAARRELLTETGLDDIYLEQLYTWGDVERDPRTRVISCSYMALVDSSELELQAGDDASEASWFRVEQRLLEEKRHIHERGRVTERRLQLILTNETEELSAIIETRETIEGKVRSHRMALGEVEGIAFDHAKIIHYALERLRSKIEYTDIAFNLMPETFTLTSLQKVHEIISGKKLLAAAFRRKIADWVIETGEYASSAGHRPSRLYRLNPERQNI is encoded by the coding sequence ATGACTTACGAAGGCTCCTCTGGAGGGGAAGCTCCCGATTACCGGGAGCATCAGGATCAGGCACATATCAGTGAAGAACAATTTCTGGACAGTTATGATGCTGGCGATTACGAACGTCCTTCCGTCACCGTGGACATGTTGGTATTTACAATCCGCAGCGAAGCTCAGGAGAATTATCGCAAGCTGGCGGAGCCCGAACTCCAGTTGCTGCTGATTCGGCGGGGCGGCCATCCCTATCTGGGACAGTGGGCGTTACCGGGCGGATTTGTCTCCATGCAGGAATCGTTGGAAGATGCTGCTCGGCGGGAATTGTTGACGGAGACAGGGCTGGATGATATCTATCTGGAGCAACTGTACACCTGGGGAGATGTGGAGCGAGATCCACGTACACGGGTCATTAGCTGTTCCTATATGGCGCTGGTGGATAGCAGCGAGCTGGAGCTTCAGGCAGGCGATGATGCCAGTGAGGCCAGTTGGTTTCGGGTGGAGCAGCGTCTGCTGGAAGAGAAGCGCCATATCCATGAGCGTGGACGTGTGACAGAACGCAGGTTGCAGTTGATTTTGACTAATGAAACGGAAGAGTTGTCGGCCATTATTGAGACGAGAGAAACGATAGAAGGAAAAGTACGGAGCCATCGCATGGCGTTAGGGGAGGTTGAGGGGATTGCATTTGATCATGCCAAAATCATTCATTATGCGCTTGAACGTCTGCGATCCAAGATCGAATACACGGATATTGCATTCAATCTGATGCCGGAGACGTTTACACTTACTTCACTTCAGAAAGTACATGAGATTATCAGTGGCAAAAAACTGCTGGCTGCCGCTTTCCGGCGCAAAATCGCCGATTGGGTCATTGAGACAGGAGAGTATGCGAGCAGTGCCGGTCATCGCCCATCCCGTTTATACAGATTGAATCCAGAGAGGCAAAACATATAG
- a CDS encoding MarR family transcriptional regulator: MFQLEREDGQSQKNLAEQLQRSPATVTVMLKRMESSGYVRREADPKDLRSLRVYLTDQGRSALQELRQVIQELEQQAQKDFTPEESRIMSLLAQRMLQNLREA; this comes from the coding sequence TTGTTCCAGCTTGAACGGGAGGATGGCCAATCCCAGAAAAATCTGGCTGAACAACTTCAGCGTAGTCCCGCCACCGTAACCGTCATGCTCAAGCGCATGGAATCTTCCGGTTATGTGAGACGCGAAGCAGACCCGAAGGATCTGCGCAGTCTGCGGGTATACCTGACGGATCAGGGGCGCTCCGCGCTGCAAGAATTGAGACAAGTGATTCAGGAGTTGGAACAGCAAGCCCAGAAAGATTTTACACCGGAAGAATCCCGGATCATGTCTCTACTTGCACAACGTATGCTCCAAAACCTGCGTGAAGCTTGA